Part of the Mycoplasma mycoides subsp. mycoides SC str. PG1 genome is shown below.
GTTTGATTAATAAAATGCTAGAAATAAATCAATTAATTCCAAGTATAGTTGTTTCAAAATATTTTAATACTACTTTAGATTTTATTGAAATTCAATTAGATACAAATACAACTATTTTTGATAGTGCTGGAGTTAGTAGAAAAAACAGTATTGCTAATTTAATGAATAAAAGATTTCAAAGTTATTGTTATTTTAAAAAAGAAATTCAGCAATTTACTTATCAATTAACACCTAATAATTCAATATTTTTTTCTGGAGTTTGTTGATTTGATTATTTAAGTTCATCTAATCAAAAAACTAATTTTCATATTTATACAAATAAAGAAATTAACTTACATAGAACCAATACTAAAAATGTTATAAGATATTGAAATAATAATAGAAAAAACTTAATTCCATATATAAACAATAGTGAAAAAATTCAAGTTTATGAATTTAAATTTACAAAAGAACATTTAAACAATTGATATGATATTTCAATATCTGGATTAGGGTGAATTAATTTTAAAGTTGAAACTGAAATGATTATTAAAATCAATATTCCATCAGATCAAAAAACTGTACTAGTTAGTTTAAATGAACCTTTAATTTAAACCAGTTATTAGCTAGATTTTTTTAATCTTTAGCTTTAAAAATAACTGGTTTTTTAAATTTTTTATTAATATCAAAAATCATATTTTCTATTTTTAAAGCATTATCTATTTGATTTTTATCAACTTTGGTTTGATTTTCAATATCAAGTTGTACTCAATTTTGATTTTTATGAATTAGTTTGCTAACACCTACTCCAATTAACAAAATCCCTTTATTTTGATCATATAAACTATAAAAGCAATCTAATGCACTATTATAGATTTTTTCAAAATCATTAGTATAGTTTTTTAAAGTAATTTGTTTGTGTCTACTTGTTAAGTGTTTTTGTTT
Proteins encoded:
- the yqeH gene encoding ribosome biogenesis GTPase YqeH, whose product is MKSCLGCGSLLQTINKFEQGYVNDTEHAYCLRCFKIKNYNQLVDSEINDQQFINKISTLVNENKNNGLVFYYVLDIFDLFGSRILEIENLIKDFKVILVVNKIDLLPKSIKLEKIRNYINNVFKTGCLKNLEIFLTSADRINLVEPLLNKVIKNNKNQQYFIGASNVGKSSLINKMLEINQLIPSIVVSKYFNTTLDFIEIQLDTNTTIFDSAGVSRKNSIANLMNKRFQSYCYFKKEIQQFTYQLTPNNSIFFSGVCWFDYLSSSNQKTNFHIYTNKEINLHRTNTKNVIRYWNNNRKNLIPYINNSEKIQVYEFKFTKEHLNNWYDISISGLGWINFKVETEMIIKINIPSDQKTVLVSLNEPLI